One Solanum lycopersicum chromosome 4, SLM_r2.1 DNA window includes the following coding sequences:
- the ABCG8 gene encoding ABC transporter G family member 8, with protein sequence MSRIVAQNVSPVRDCVPLYDRRQTVEMSSPTFAQLLNNVGDDVTGDETGGSVHQILTMELPLQQSIPFVLSFSNLTYSVRVRRKNIFPAMSGRRNRTDEPRCTRTKVLLNDISGEARDGELLAVLGASGSGKSTLIDALANRISKDSLKGEMKLNGEPLHSKLLKVISAYVMQDDLLYPMLTVEETLMFSAEFRLPRTLSKSKKKSRVQALIDQLGLRNAAKTIIGDEGHRGVSGGERRRVSIGIDIIHDPIILFLDEPTSGLDSTSAFMMVKVLQRIAQSGSIVIMSIHQPSYRILGLLDRLIFLSRGQTVYSGSPFNLPQFFADFGHPIPENENKTEFALDLIRELEGSPNGTSSLVEFNRKWKNSSTTSTIYDLSLKEAISASISRGKLVSGAANPTSMVPTFANPIWIEMAVLSNRSFTNSWRMPEIFAVRFGAVMVTGFILATLFWRLDDSPRGVRERIGFFAFAMSTTYYTCAEALPVFIHERFIFMRETAYNAYRRSSYCLSHALVSIPSLIFLSLSFAALTFWAVGLDGGASSFLFYLSVVLASFWAGNSFVTFLSCVIPHVMIGYVIVVAIFAYYLLFSGFFLNRDRIPSYWIWFHYISLVKYPYEAVLQNEFKDPMKCFVRGIQLFDNSPLGDVPISLKEKLLDSISNTLNVRITSSTCVVTGADILVQQGITQLNKWNCLWVTIAWGFFFRILFYFTLLLGSKNKRR encoded by the coding sequence atgagtagAATTGTTGCTCAAAATGTATCACCAGTAAGAGATTGCGTACCTCTTTATGATCGGAGACAAACGGTAGAAATGTCATCGCCGACGTTTGCTCAGTTGTTGAACAACGTCGGAGATGATGTCACCGGCGACGAAACTGGAGGTTCAGTTCACCAAATTCTGACAATGGAACTGCCTCTGCAGCAATCGATTCCATTTGTATTGTCATTCAGTAACCTCACATACAGCGTGAGAGTCCGccggaaaaatatttttccggCGATGTCCGGCCGCCGGAACCGGACAGATGAACCGCGGTGCACGAGGACGAAGGTGCTTTTGAATGATATATCAGGAGAGGCGCGTGACGGAGAACTACTCGCGGTGCTCGGCGCGTCTGGTTCGGGGAAATCGACCTTGATCGATGCTTTAGCTAATCGAATTTCGAAAGATAGCTTGAAAGGGGAGATGAAATTGAACGGCGAGCCATTGCATTCGAAGTTGCTGAAAGTGATATCGGCGTACGTAATGCAAGACGATCTCCTTTATCCGATGCTTACAGTTGAAGAAACTTTAATGTTCTCAGCAGAGTTTCGCCTTCCACGAACTCTATCGAAATCGAAGAagaagagtagagttcaagcaTTAATCGATCAATTAGGACTCCGAAACGCCGCCAAAACTATAATCGGCGATGAAGGCCACCGAGGAGTCTCCGGCGGTGAAAGACGGAGAGTTTCCATCGGAATCGACATCATCCATGATCCGATCATCTTATTCCTCGATGAACCTACCTCCGGTCTCGATTCCACCAGTGCTTTTATGATGGTTAAAGTTCTTCAACGAATCGCACAGAGCGGAAGTATTGTGATAATGTCGATTCATCAACCAAGTTATCGAATTCTCGGTTTACTTGATCGATTAATCTTCTTATCACGCGGACAGACTGTTTACAGTGGTTCACCGTTCAATTTGCCCCAATTTTTCGCTGATTTTGGTCATCCAATTCCAGAAAACGAGAATAAAACAGAGTTCGCGCTTGATTTAATCCGCGAACTCGAAGGTTCACCTAATGGAACAAGTAGTTTAGTTGAATTCAATCGAAAATGGAAAAATTCTTCAACAACATCGACAATATATGATCTATCACTAAAGGAAGCAATAAGTGCAAGCATTTCCAGAGGAAAGTTGGTTTCTGGTGCTGCTAATCCTACCTCTATGGTTCCTACTTTTGCAAATCCAATATGGATCGAAATGGCAGTACTGTCAAACCGATCATTCACAAACTCATGGCGTATGCCGGAGATTTTCGCTGTACGTTTTGGTGCAGTAATGGTCACGGGTTTCATCCTCGCCACCTTGTTCTGGCGGCTCGATGATTCCCCTAGAGGCGTAAGGGAACGGATTGGGTTTTTCGCGTTTGCCATGTCTACAACTTACTATACATGCGCGGAGGCATTGCCCGTTTTCATTCACGAGAGGTTCATTTTCATGAGGGAAACGGCTTACAATGCTTATCGGAGATCATCATATTGCCTCTCTCACGCTTTGGTTTCGATACCATCATTGATATTCCTCTCTCTATCGTTCGCAGCTCTGACTTTCTGGGCTGTTGGCCTAGACGGTGGAGCTTCGAGCTTTCTCTTCTATTTATCTGTCGTCCTTGCTTCCTTTTGGGCTGGTAACTCATTCGTCACGTTCCTCTCTTGTGTCATTCCTCATGTCATGATTGGATACGTAATCGTTGTAGCAATTTTCGCGTATTACCTTCTCTTCAGTGGTTTCTTCTTGAATCGCGATAGGATCCCGTCTTACTGGATATGGTTTCATTACATCTCGCTCGTGAAATACCCATATGAAGCAGTGTTGCAGAACGAATTCAAAGATCCCATGAAATGCTTCGTTCGTGGGATTCAATTGTTCGATAACAGCCCACTCGGGGATGTTCCGATTTCGTTGAAGGAGAAATTGTTGGACAGTATAAGCAATACGTTGAACGTAAGGATAACAAGTTCGACATGTGTGGTGACTGGTGCAGATATATTGGTGCAACAAGGGATAACTCAACTGAACAAATGGAATTGCTTGTGGGTAACAATTGCATGGGGATTTTTCTTtaggattttgttttatttcactTTGTTATTgggaagtaaaaataaaagaaggtaA